GCCGATGGGAAGATCGGATCGACTAACGCCAATCGATCGGCGCTACGTCCACGTAATAGCAGTGCCCACCGCTGTTGGCTAACAGCGCTGTTCGGGTTTCGACCATCCATTGAaccatgtacatatgtatctgtcCATCCATTTACTCATAGTAGTTCCTCCTTGGACCCGTCATCTAATAGCTACTGGCGCCTCCAAGCTATCCATCCCAAATTTTGGTTATACACACGTATATGCTGCGGATTTATTTCCGGTGTGGAGAAccaaaaatgcccaaaagtGTGCAACGATATTGCCAGCCTTATCCATAAACACAATcccatttgatttattgcaaACATTTGGAgctaatttatggccaaattaTGACTGGGATTACTATAATTtgctaatttgaattttatctACCCAGTTTATAGTATAGAATAGCTCATGATTGATAGTCCACTTGAGAAGAAAGAGTTCTCTATAcgaaatattttgtatgtaaTGTATGAGCTTAGCTAagtgtaatatattttattttattgtaatattttaatttgattttctattaaaatgatatatatGGTATGAGATGATATGATATATCTATAACTACGTTTTTGaagattttaataaaaacttaaataaaggGAATCGTTAAAAAATCACCTGTTAACAACTTAAAAATTGGtgatatacatttttattcaactaatacaaaataataaaaaaaatacaaaatctaAAACATAAATCACGCtttgtaaaaatattcgaGGTGGacaaaattcatttgaaaGGAAGTCTCTAGAGCCAGTTGCTCAGACATTATGGGCGTAGAAAATGTAGCTATTTGTAGCTGTTTTCCCGCTAAGATAGCGGGCTTTTCCAAAATTTAGGTGTTaaacagaaaatataaaatataatatataatatatttatataatatatatattaaagacAATTCtgtcattttaaaattctggttttgaaaatatattttaagcaaaGGTTTAACAAGACTTCGTCATTTTTGTCAGTATCAGTCACAATGCAACTGACCCATCAGCCCCAATTTTTTGTACTTTCGCCGGAACcataaaattttcaaagttttaGTAAGCAATCCATTAAAACTTGGCGTTACCTTTCGACTTGGCGTTACCTGTATCACTTCCTAACTACAGCAGATTTTCGTTTCATGTGTATATACTCGCCATCAGACACTCTCCTGGTGCGCTTCGGCACTACGTGGATACATAGATTCGTATGTAAAAGACAGAAGGAAgagtttccgaccatataaagtatatatattcttgaacAGGACCAgagtcgatctggccctgtccgtctgtccgtcttTCCGCAttaacgtcgagatctcaagaactataaaagctagaaggcaTTCAAAATCATCCCCAAAATCTAtgatatgccataaaaattattaaattccgCGAATGCATTTCCACTTGctgagtatctgatagtcggggaagaCGACTTTAGCATTGCCCATTGTTTTGTTATTAAGCTAAGATATTTATCATAGAGTATTTGGTTGCCGTATCAATATTATTCGTAATAGCATAGCTACATTATTAGGTACGCGCCAGAGTTGGGAATACCCCATTTGTTTTTCCGTCAGAGGGTGTATTTGGTAATTGGTCACACTGCTCCAAGTGCCGGGTACGATTCACGTTGTCAATTCGTTCGTTTGGAAGTGGGTTTTCATATCGAAGTGGCCGAGGAACTCGGAACTTGGAGCGCGGAAAATGTCCACAAAGTACggcaaactgcagcagcagttcctCTGCTGCTATCCGGTGAACAAGATGGCCTGGTCGGTGAGTAATCCATGTGATACATGACCCGGCCACCTGTTGAATCGGCTTGGTGTCCATTGCAGTCGGTCAAGCTGCCCCTCAACTGGGAGGATCAGCAGGAGCTGTTAGCGGCCACCTGTGGCCACCCGATGAACCAGCGCTATCCTGTGCGTCGGAGCTACCTGGAGGCCTTCCTCAAGCACCTGATGCACCTGCTCGGCGATCAGGAAGATCTGCACGACGATTTATACAGCAGCTTGTGCGGTCCGATGGCGGAGAACAAAGCGAGCACAGGGTCATCCACGTACGCCTACAAGCACTATCTCCTCGAACCGGGCGCCCACATCACGCTCCGTGAGTCCACCAGCTTCGTGGCCGAGGGCACAACAGGATTGTGCACCTGGGAAGCGGCTCTGGCCCTCGGTGATTACCTCCTGCAGCACCGCGACCTGGTGCGTGGCAAAAACATAGTCGAGCTGGGAGCCGGTGCCGGTCTCCTGGGAATCATGTTGAAACTACCTGCCCTGCAGTTGCAAGTGGGCCAGGTTCTGCTGACCGATGGCAGTGAGCCCTGCGTCCAGCTGATGCGCGAGAATATCAACCTGAATTTCCCAGACACGCCCAAAGAGCAAATCCCCCAGGCGGAGCAGCTAAACTGGGCTGCGGTCAGCAAGTTCCCCTGGGATTCGTATGCTAAAACGGATCTTCTGATGGCCGCCGATGTGATCTACGATGATTCCCAGTTCGATGCACTGCTGGGTGCCATGGACTATTTGTATTCCCGACGAGGAGGTGGCCTGGAAACCCTGCTGGCCAGCACGGTGCGAAATGTGGACACGCTGCACAAGTTCATGACCCAGCTGGGTAAGTCATGTCATGTCTTCAAAAAGAGAACGCCCGCATAAATACGCATATCTTCCTCCAGGTGACAGTGGCTACAAGGTGACTCCATGTGCCAACGTATCGGCCTGTGCCAGCCACTTTTGTCGCGATCACACCGCCGCCGTCCAGATTATCTCCATAAGACGCTAGTTTTAGTCCTAAAATAAACCGACACCACGTAAACAAACACCCACTATCTGGAACCCACTTAACACCTTGATTGTACCTCTACTGGGATTGtttggaaaattggaaaagtaTTTACAGCTCTTTAATGATGATAGACATGCAACTGCAGAACCTTTTAGGCGGATCATATGAATATGTGTATATCAGaagttttgtatttaatttccaaAGAATCTGACTTAAGCTGTAACGGGCCCAGACctatatagtttatatagtGCCATATATCAACCAGTGGAAATTGATAGCTTCTTCAACTCGGACTCCTATTCCTGTTCCTACACCAATTGTATGTGGATGAAGACTGAGAAGTCAGTTTATTTTCGATTCATTAAATACTGAGTATTTGTGATAAGATAAGAAAGTGTGTGTACAGCTCGGTGGGCGTCGATACCCGAGCGACCTAAGCTCAAATTCGGGCTCACTGGTTGATGGTGGGAATGGTGCCGTCGTTCAGCCAACGGACGTTGAGCTGCTCGATCTGGTGCTTCATAAAGATGATGCCGTATACCTCGTACTGGATCTCCAGCAGCTGGGCGCGATGCGTCCGGGGCACCTTCATGCCCACCACGAGTGCCAGCAGCGAGGTGATGATGAGAAAGACGAATCCCTGGGCCATCAGAGTGCTCGAGTCGGTGGCATAGAAGTAGGAGTTCTTCGCATCCGCCACAAAGTAGAAGTACACGATGCTGGTGCAGATCAACTTGAGCACATAGGAGATGCATATGATGCATTCGGTGAAGCGCAGGTGGGTGACCTCCAGTAGGAGGATCTGCTGCTGCGAGTACGACAGGCCGAAGAGCACGAGGAGCAGCCAGAGCGACCACCTGGAGTCCGTTACGCTGCAGAGGATCATGGCCAGCAGAGTGAAGAAGATGAGGGCCACCTGCGAGCTCACATAGGTGACCTTTACCGACAGGAACCACTGGCAGATGAGGGCCAGCAGGCTGCCCGCAAAGATCACCCAGAACATGCCGTCGATGCCGGAGAACTCTGTCAGCCGGATGGCCGGATTCAGGGCAAACCAGTAGACGAAGTACACGAACAGGGCGAACTGCACGGCCTCCGTgaagaggagcagcagcatcatgtTCCACTGCTGGTTCTTGGTCACGTAGAAGAACTGCAGCCGCTTGATGACCTCCGATCGCTGCTCGAAGATGCTGCCATTCGAGTTGGCGATCCGCAGGTCGTTGTCCATGCTGTTCACCAGGTCGACGGTGCCCAGAAAGTGGAGCACCTTCTGGCCCACCAGAATGGCCAGCACGACGGCCGCCACACTCAAGTAGGTGCCGGCGAAGTTTACATAGATGCCATCGATCAGTTGCTCCGTGGTCGCCGTCTGTCCGGCCAGCTCCTTTACATTCCGGCTGTAGGAGGACACGATCAGGCTGACGGCGGACGCCACGCCCAGCAGgtagcagctgcagctgcccgAGAGGAACAGCGACCTGCTGCCCTTGGAGCTGATCGTGTGCAGGAAGCTATAGCCGGCCACGAAGGTCATGCTGTGCGCCAAGTACGATATATAGGCTCCAACGTGGTCTGTAGTGGGCATAATAGTGGGATTAAGGAATTAGAAAAACTCGCCGATTTAAGAATTTCGATCTTAAAATCTAGACAAGATGGGAATCATGCAAAACATACTCAGATCGAGATCGAACCGTTCTCAGATTGCAAATGACACTCCCATTTTAGTAACCTCCCCTTTATGACCCTCTTCCGGAATCTTAAGCCCGAAACTGCCTCCGTCTGAAAATTTAGATCGTTTTCTTCTCGAAATCAAGAAGCTTTCTTCTCCTGAGAATGATGGATGCCACTGAATACGCTGAGCACAACTGATCTAGATTTTTTCGTTGTCAATTTTTATAAGTACATGTTCGCACTTtgaaaaaactaatttttgaaatgcatCATATCGAAGAAAGAGTTTCTTGATTGGGAGATAAATTCAAGTATTGTTAACTGAAATCtattttaaaacttatatGTAGAACATGACCGTTTATGGCATATAGAAACAGATTGATTTATTGATTAATAGCCCTTAGAAATGACTCACCAAATCCATCGGCAAAGTAGAAGCAGCTGCCTATGAGATTAAAGACTGCGGCTGCCAGGAGCAGCCATGGCTGCCAGTAGACGATGCACTTCTTCACGAACTTGACCGTCAGCATGGCCAGGGCAGTGACCACCGCCCAGCAGGCGCCCAGGATCAGGGGTCCATAGTAAATGAGTCCAGCGTTGAGGTTTCGCTCCGCAACAAAGGCGCAGATCGTATAGCCGAAGATCATGCCGCAGGGCAGGAAGCACAGGCAGACTGGAAGTGAACGAGATGTAATCTCTGGACACGGATCTCCCTTGGCTGGGCTAACTCA
This Drosophila simulans strain w501 chromosome X, Prin_Dsim_3.1, whole genome shotgun sequence DNA region includes the following protein-coding sequences:
- the LOC6726434 gene encoding uncharacterized protein LOC6726434 — its product is MTNVWGKLVLKFFKYAPSYVVCLCFLPCGMIFGYTICAFVAERNLNAGLIYYGPLILGACWAVVTALAMLTVKFVKKCIVYWQPWLLLAAAVFNLIGSCFYFADGFDHVGAYISYLAHSMTFVAGYSFLHTISSKGSRSLFLSGSCSCYLLGVASAVSLIVSSYSRNVKELAGQTATTEQLIDGIYVNFAGTYLSVAAVVLAILVGQKVLHFLGTVDLVNSMDNDLRIANSNGSIFEQRSEVIKRLQFFYVTKNQQWNMMLLLLFTEAVQFALFVYFVYWFALNPAIRLTEFSGIDGMFWVIFAGSLLALICQWFLSVKVTYVSSQVALIFFTLLAMILCSVTDSRWSLWLLLVLFGLSYSQQQILLLEVTHLRFTECIICISYVLKLICTSIVYFYFVADAKNSYFYATDSSTLMAQGFVFLIITSLLALVVGMKVPRTHRAQLLEIQYEVYGIIFMKHQIEQLNVRWLNDGTIPTINQ
- the LOC6726433 gene encoding protein-lysine N-methyltransferase EEF2KMT is translated as MSTKYGKLQQQFLCCYPVNKMAWSSVKLPLNWEDQQELLAATCGHPMNQRYPVRRSYLEAFLKHLMHLLGDQEDLHDDLYSSLCGPMAENKASTGSSTYAYKHYLLEPGAHITLRESTSFVAEGTTGLCTWEAALALGDYLLQHRDLVRGKNIVELGAGAGLLGIMLKLPALQLQVGQVLLTDGSEPCVQLMRENINLNFPDTPKEQIPQAEQLNWAAVSKFPWDSYAKTDLLMAADVIYDDSQFDALLGAMDYLYSRRGGGLETLLASTVRNVDTLHKFMTQLGDSGYKVTPCANVSACASHFCRDHTAAVQIISIRR